From the Chthonomonadales bacterium genome, the window GCCCTGGCGCGCCGCCGCGACGGGAGCTGCCTCAGGCATACCGGGCGCGTCGGGCGCAACGCCATAGATCACCCAGTGCACCCAGGTTCCCGAGGGCGCGTCCGGATCGTCGCAGACCAGCGCCAGGCTGCGCGCCTTGGCGGGCACGCCGGACCAGCGCAGCGGCGGCGAGACGTTCGCCCCGTCGCACGTGTACTGCGCGGGGATAGGCTCGCCGCCCGCGAAGGCGGAGCTCGCCACGCTCAGCGAGGCGGCGGGCCGGCCGCCCGGGCCGGCGATCGCCGGCGGCGCCGCCGGGGAGTCGCCTCCGCGCGAGCAGCCGCCGAGCGGCGCGGCGGCAGCGGCGCCCAGTGCGAGCGCGGCGCACGACCATCTCCGAAGCATCGGCCTCTCCTTTCGCCGGCCCGCGCGGCGAGGCGCGGCGCCGGCAGGGCCCGGCGCACCGCCCGGGGTGCCGCTACTCCGCGAACACGTAGCGGAAGCGGCCGTTCGGCGCCGCGTCGCCGTACTGCCAGAAGTCCAGCACGTTGCCGCTCTCGGGCACGTTGTCGGCCCACTGGA encodes:
- a CDS encoding YbhB/YbcL family Raf kinase inhibitor-like protein, whose amino-acid sequence is MLRRWSCAALALGAAAAAPLGGCSRGGDSPAAPPAIAGPGGRPAASLSVASSAFAGGEPIPAQYTCDGANVSPPLRWSGVPAKARSLALVCDDPDAPSGTWVHWVIYGVAPDAPGMPEAAPVAAARQGVNDFGKVSYGGPCPPPGDPHRYHFRLYALDEALSLRPGASRAELDGAMRGHVLAQGELIGTYGRH